The DNA segment ATATTTAGTGAATTTGTAACCAAAGATGATTGAGAGAAACTGGCGGTAAttgttgaatatttatttatatcatgcaaaatataaaaagtgtcaaaaattaaatatgcaTATTATTTCTTTCCCAACAAGTGAGGTAATTaggtgtaaaaaaaatcatcattttaatAGTCCATTAGCACGTacggtttgtgtacacctcccggttgtaaattaaaaaatacagggAATATGgctgtttgtgcggtgaatgggTGTCATATCTCatcatttcataaaaactaaTCGCCTGATTATTACATTTCACGCATAAGTATCGAGTTTACGTAatagtaaatacaaaaatccaaaccttcgtcagccgccattatttataaatgttgccagttaaatgaataatttttcctccaaatgaggcatgacgttaatattgtaaaatattacgtttactttaagttccttgtattattaaagaaaattacattttattatgatttaaaattatgttttttttaataaaatttcagtttaaattcttatttatattttatgatatggtACCTAGTTATAGATTTCCGACACTATAGCCCCGATACCGAACAGAGTCGGCTCGTGAGGTACCTCACTGTttgtaaataagtacctatagaaatttatttatagatcatttgcacatttaaaatataatagcaaaaacttatttatttaaaccgtTATGCCCGAAATTAGGACTGGCTTACCCCGCGATTTCGTCACGCCGCTAAAAGTGCGTTACAAATGTCAAAAACATTGTCGCTgcgtttgacatgtctctggtGGCTGCcaggatttttgacatttgtgacagtaatgcagctgctgAAATACTGCTGCCGACTCCATTACTgccacaaatttaaaaaatcctggCAGTGaaatcgattttgacatttgcaacAGTAATGTCGCGCTTCAATACTGCTGCTGACTGCGATATTACTGCCGCGAATGTCAAAAATCCTGGCAGGGACATCGATTTTGGCATTTGAAACAGTAAGGCAGTAatatcgcgctgcaatactgctacCGGCTGGgatattactgccgactgcattaatGCCACAAAGCTTTTGCTATACTACAATCACACTCAAATTTTAAGAGTTCATTGTGATAATGGAAGCCTTTTTCCAAATGATTTATAACCATTTACTGTTATAAAtcattatgtaatgttttgttgtttaaatCAGACGGATTTCTCTCTCTGACGGGAAGTTATCAATGGTGTTCACATGTAAACTGTCCACACTCCACAGGTACAACACTTGCCCCTAATAATAATGGTCATTTATATGTCTTGTCTGCTTGGTTATAATAACAGAtgacttttaatataaatatttgaactCTTGGTCATAGTCACGAACCAAGTTGAAAAGACGTAGGTAAGTGGATACGCCTGTTTGATTATGTTTTGTTGACACGTCGATATTCATATACAAATTTGTCCAATGCCATCTAATGCGTTTAAGAGactaagagagagagagagagagagagatttcGTCAAATGATTCGGTAATGATGCCACCTTTGACAAATATAACAAACTAGGATGTATCCTAATTAGTAACACCTGAGTAGCGTAAGCAGTGCCGCCAACGCGTTATAGAATGCGCTGTCAAGACAGAAGAGTGATGACATCGGGGACAATAAAATGCAGTCAGTCAAATCTCCAGAAGAGAAGAAACGGGAGAAGGTGACGTCGGTGGCAGTGCCCGGATCACGATCTTGCTCCATTATTTGTAAATCTAAGTGTAAGTCTTGTCCAGTAAAGAAAGTTGGATATCGTATTTGATTGAATGCCCTCATCATCCACGATTAAAGTATCGAATGTACCTAATTTCTCTAATGATGATACGCCCACGATTCCCAACATAACCGACATAAGTCATATCacatatacatacgtatattgTAATTACGTCTTGTGACAATCAAGTTAGAAAAATACGTCTTTCCAtctattttctttttgtaacatattttgtattttaggtacatcaaataaaataaaagaatacgcACTAGTAGTTTTTTGGTGATCGCAGCAAAATAAATAACTCAATGTTAGAAATAATGTTAGTTCCTACTGACTGCACTACTGCTTTCTTTATTTAGCAAGCCCCCAGATTTGACGACATTCTTACGGACGTAATATCCGGGTAGTAGTGTTAATGATGACACTTCTTCgtcaattttttatataaaactacgACATTTATAATGTTCCTCCCACATGAGAAAGTGAACAAACCTTATAGTGTAAAGGGCGCCGTATGTAAGAGCGTggctctttgttttatccaagTCAACGTAGAGTAAGCTTGGAAGGACTACAAACGTATAACCTAGAGGCCGGGGCATCTAACACTTCGTTTTCAATAGAAAGCATCACGTGTTCACCTGTTCTAAAAAATGAAGTATCGGTTGCCTCAGCCCGGACTCGGGCCATTCTAGCGTAAGTCGTCCTTAAACATCAACAAGTAAAGCTTGGTGCGGTTTCTGTCGCGCCGATTTTGTTTGATAGCACTTTTAGTCCAGTAACTAAACAAGTGAAAGATCTCGGCCTTGTATTCGATTCTAGCCTTACCTGGAATGACCAAGTTTCTGAAATAAGTCGGAAAGTTTCAGGAACATTGCGTTATCcctataaatttaagaattttctccCAGTAGGTACGAAGATATTACCTACTAGTGCAGGCTCTAATTTTGCCAGTTATTAACTATGCGGACGCGTGCACAACTAATGTCTTTCAGGAATACCTCAATAAGCTGGACCGTCTTATATATAATGGCATACGTTTCATTTTAGGACTTCGCAAcatccgtcgtcgtaggtccctAGCCTTCCTCTCCTGGTTATCTTTaacgtaaattcactttcatcaccccccgtccaggatgtgaactccgttcctcccgttctctcaaactctcgattccttctcaccgtactggtttcatgtctaactctttcgccgttgaggtaatccgtctctggaattcccttcttctctttattcgacaaggcccaagcaaacccgttttcaaacgcctacttcgcaagcatcttgtGTCAGAAGATCTTacataaggttcaccatcatgtatatgtacagtcaagtgtaaaaatataggtgtacccatcttactcaaaaatatgtcccatagcatcttattccagtgtaataagagcgtagtaccatatttgtgagacgattctttcgatacatatttttgcacttgactgtacataattatatgtattagtctatctttcatgcattatataagtagtagtatttaactatttatatatttttaacattatttgacttcacgtttagatttttccttattatttgttattaatttttcctgcaccaacatacacaaatgtctctgtttgacccaatggttgactggtagagaatgccatttgtacgtttttctttatgtgtgcaataaagtctaaataaataaaaaaaaataaacaggtaTGCTGCTGCCAACGTCAACTTTCAAATTTGCACGCAATGAAAGTAAAAACCTGTGCCTAGGTCCATATGATATGTATATTTGACCCCAGGCAAGGTTACGTTGCGCTACTGTCTGTTGATATTCTCGCGACATCAATTGATACGAGTAGCAAGTATAAAACTAGAACTCTGAACTAAACAGGCACCATTTACATATTAGTCGTAACTGAAGCATAACCAATTATGTTCTCCCAAGTAAGTGAGACaaacaatattatgttaattttacaGCTTAAATATCATTTACTTTACATACAATGATATTGTTCTAGATCGTAATTTTGTGCGCCTTCGCGGCTGTAGCTCAGGCCGGTCTCCTGGTTGAGCCGCACTATTCCTCGGCCGCCGCTGTCTCCTCGCAGAGCATCGTGCGCCACGACCAGCCCCAGCTGGCCCACAAGCTGGTGGCTGCCCCTGTCGCCTACCACGGAGCTCCCGCTCACGTCGCCTACCACGTCGCTCCCGCTCCCGTGACCTACCATGCTGCTCCCGCCCCCATCACCTACCATGCTGCTCCTGCCGCTGTCCACTACACCGCCCCTGTTGCTAAAGTTGTTGCCCACCACGAAGAAGAAATTGTAAGTtgctataaaaaaatctaagttacgttttttaatattaacacctataaaatacatatgttaCAAAACTTTGACGTTTCAGGCTTACCCCAAATACGAGTACACCTACTCTGTGGCTGACGACCACACAGGCGACAACAAGTCCCAGCAGGAGACCCGCGACGGAGATGTCGTGAAGGGCTCTTACTCTTTCCACGAGGCTAACGGCTCCATCCGCACCGTGGAGTACACCGCTGACGACCACAATGGCTTTAACGCGGTGGTGCATAACACTGCCCCCACGCACGCGCCCGCCGTCATTAAAGCCGCCCCTGTCGTCATCAAGGCTGCGCCCGTCTATGCCGGTCCCGCTTACTACCACCATTAAGTAAccaaagaaaaaacaatttatttattacaattttcgAATGAAATTATGTATCACTTTATTTCCTGCCATTATAATATTATCGTCCTGTTTTCCGACACAATTTTAATGAGGACTGGAGAAATTAGAGACTACATGTTGCGGTATGGAAACCTCTTATTATTATACAGCTTTGGATAAAGCCTCATCATATTATATTtgcattaaaataatgttttaaaaggAAAGTCATTGATCAAGCGAGCGCGAAGCGTCTCCGTTTCGTTTTGGTCAAAAACACATACGTCTGTCTGGCTATTCCCCTcgacaggtcgcatttctcaaccgatgcTCGTAAACTTTTTCTAAGAAGTAGGTATCGATAATGACACGGACATTCGTATTCAATAAATATcacaaaaataagtatttttcgaTATGTATTGAAAAATGACAAAGTTTAGAGCCATGCGTTTATTCAGTTGTTGGGAATGCAAAGCAAGACTCGCGTGGTGTACAGCTTACAGAGCCGGTTTAAGTGAGGTccttgaattattttaatgcctttacAGAAGAAAAGAAGCGAAAGTCTCTTTCGTTAAGTGAGGAAGAATAAACTTCGAGGTGAAACTGGTTTTTATCAATGCTAAAGCTTGTTTCTTGCTCTTTTAATACAAAGAAgtcgaataatttttttttttttcaaataaaatcaacaTTGTAGCACATTCGATAGgtatttgatgaagtgaatattttcggaaataatcgatccgaaagtaaaaaaaatgtggtttttagggttccatagtcaactaggaacccttatagtttcgccatgtccgtctgtctgtccgtctgtctgtctgtccgaggctttgctccgtggtcgttagtgctagaaagctgaaattcggcatggatatataaatcaataaagccgacaaagtcgtacaataaaatctaaaaaaatattttttttgagggtacctcccctacacgtaaagtgggggtgaattttttttcactttaaccctagagtgtggggtatcgttggaaaggtctttcaaaactaataggggttttcaacaaacattttttggtaaagtgaatatattcggagataatcgctccgaaagaaaaaaaaaatgtgtcccccccctctaacttttgagccataggtccaaaaaatatgaaaaaaatcgtggaagtagagcttaaaaaagacattaaatgaaaactatagcggacatgatctgtttagctgtttttgagttatcgcaaaaagttttcccttcagagtaaaaagacttactttaattaggtactgattatgcaaatttgcctatttgtttaactcgggtgaaaggtaccgtttcatcccttggttaacaatttactatactttaagctccagtttagcttattgtgacggaagagtaactacggaaccctacactgagcgtggcccgacatgctcttggccggttattattatttaaaacgacTAAGTGCCGCGAATATGCATTCTTTTCCTTGTATGACTTTTTCTATTGtgtgaaggtacggaacccttcattatgcgtggtccgacacacacttgtttactttttgttttattgtatctCAGAAACGAACGGTTAAACGTATAAACCTCAAAGTTGGCATAATGTATGCCATATGCCAAATAATTTCCCAACTcaacaaatatcaaaaatgtttttggtgggatttgcTTTTCTGACAACAGTCTGTTTTGGTGCAAATGTCTAATGAGCATTATGACCATTGAGTATTAGATTCATTTGACTAAGGATAGTCGGAGCCGTGGATGATGTATCTACGCATTTATTACCCCAAAATCATTTTTGACTATAACATTACTTTGGATAAAAAACAAaccttttagttacatgtacaaaataaaaatattttaaacatttttaatccAAGTTAAACATTTGGTAATAAAACAGGTGGTCTAATGAAAGTTGCCTAAATTATTCTTTGGGAAATGATCATTTGCTAAATTCAAATCTGATCAataggtaagtatgtatatGAGAAAAATTGAACTGTTGGAAAATATTTGTCGCGAAATAAAActttggcccgattcgaactttgaaatagttaaatatttgcaaaatacgatatggattagatatgtcagtgtcaaacatgacgtttcttcaaacaaaaacgtcactttggaCACTGATATATACAATCCATATCGAATCTTTgacaaatttttgacgtattacGACGCTAACGTAAAGTTCGGATCgggccttttttagggttccgtagccaaatggcaaaaaacggaacccttatagattcgtcatgtccgtctgtctgtccgattctgtcacagccacttttttccgaaactataagagctgtactgttcaaacttggtaagtagatgtattctatgaaccgcattaggatgtttacacaaaaatagaaaaaaaacaataaattttgggggttccccatacttagaactgaaactcaaaaaatcttttttcatcaaacccatacgtgtggggtatctatggataggtcttcaaaaatgatattgaggtttctaatatcatttttttctaaaatgaatagtttgcgcgagagacacttccaaagtggtaaaatgtgtgtcccccccccccgtaacttctaaaataacagaatgaaaaatctaaaaaaaatatatgatatacattgccatgtaaacttccaccgaaaattggtttgaacgagatctagtaagtagtttttttttaatacgtcatgaaatttaaaaaaaaaattttttttcatcatacccatacgtgtggggtatctatggataggtcttcaaaaatgatattaatgtttctaatatcatttttttctaaactgaatagtttgcgcgagagaaccttccaaagtgaaaaaaagtgtgtcccccccccgtaacttctaaaataacagaataaaaaatctaaaaaaaatatatgatatacattgccatataaacttccaccgaaaattggtttgaacgagatctagtaagtagtttttttttaatacgtcatgaaattaaaaaaaaaaaaattttttcatcatacccatacgtgtggggtatctat comes from the Cydia pomonella isolate Wapato2018A unplaced genomic scaffold, ilCydPomo1 PGA_scaffold_202, whole genome shotgun sequence genome and includes:
- the LOC133533721 gene encoding cuticle protein 8-like, which translates into the protein MFSQIVILCAFAAVAQAGLLVEPHYSSAAAVSSQSIVRHDQPQLAHKLVAAPVAYHGAPAHVAYHVAPAPVTYHAAPAPITYHAAPAAVHYTAPVAKVVAHHEEEIAYPKYEYTYSVADDHTGDNKSQQETRDGDVVKGSYSFHEANGSIRTVEYTADDHNGFNAVVHNTAPTHAPAVIKAAPVVIKAAPVYAGPAYYHH